One Capsicum annuum cultivar UCD-10X-F1 chromosome 2, UCD10Xv1.1, whole genome shotgun sequence genomic window carries:
- the LOC107858970 gene encoding E3 ubiquitin-protein ligase RSL1 has protein sequence MEGQMANGDELLVNIENEVKLEEDDEEDFCSCCEDEEELEGKEEATMEGEEDEVTEDEKESERESCELVLGEHSVKLFFKGISVSGPGDSGCRISGIGVVMERAGSDPPIQIQKKLDFYVEEFVADYLALMDGLLEAVKNKIRKVYAFTDSEILYQQIMHEKSLDNPLLMALRQRILDHANDLEAFVLKLVPNTGLAKALDLAKVAIGVVSSHVEGDESTENCPICCEDKLLMMVTTLKCTHKFCSHCMKTYVEGKLQSGQVPIRCPQLKCKYLISASECISFLPLNSYGSLVRALEEANALNSDKLYCPYPNCSVLLDPHECMSTRASSSSPSENSCVDCPVCQRFMCVDCRVPWHSSMTCEDYQNLPLEEREAGDITLHRLAQNKRWRRCSQCRRMIELTHGCFHMTCWCGHQFCYSCGAEYSDGQQTCQCAFWDEDYSQDLATQPTQQFEQWAWDSFESLPMMMDAYSDEERSQLALIQRFLAGGFSLTDHQGYQSPPRCTDSYVDAMKDLHQLPWLERFVSVISDNYYEEHIQ, from the exons ATGGAAGGACAAATGGCTAATGGTGATGAGTTGTTGGTGAATATAGAAAATGAAGTGAAATTAGAAGAAGATGACGAAGAAGATTTTTGTAGCTGTTGTGAAGATGAGGAGGAGTTGGAAGGTAAGGAGGAAGCAACTATGGAGGGAGAAGAGGATGAAGTAACAGAGGACGAGAAGGAATCAGAAAGGGAAAGTTGTGAATTAGTTCTTGGTGAACATTCTGTAAAATTGTTCTTTAAGGGGATTTCTGTATCTGGTCCTGGAGATTCTGGTTGCAGGATATCAGGAATTGGAGTGGTTATGGAGAGGGCAGGAAGTGATCCTCCTATTCAAATCCAGAAAAAGCTTGATTTTTATGTGGAAGAATTTGTGGCAGATTATTTGGCTTTGATGGATGGACTACTGGAAGCTGTGAAGAACAAGATTAGAAAAGTTTACGCCTTTACTGACTCTGAGATTTTATACCAGCAG ATTATGCATGAAAAGAGCCTTGATAATCCTCTCCTCATGGCATTGCGGCAGAGGATCCTGGATCATGCTAATGATCTGGAAGCTTTTGTTCTGAAACTTGTCCCTAATACTGGTCTAGCAAAGGCGTTGGACTTGGCCAAAGTAGCAATAGGGGTTGTTTCTTCCCATGTTGAAGGAGATGAATCAACTGAAAATTGTCCAATATGCTGTGAGGATAAACTTTTAATGATGGTTACCACATTGAAATGCACCCACAAGTTCTGTTCTCACTGTATGAAAACTTATGTCGAGGGTAAACTCCAATCTGGTCAAGTCCCCATTAGGTGCCCTCAGCTAAAATGCAAGTACTTAATCTCTGCCTCTGAGTGTATATCTTTTCTCCCACTTAACTCTTATGGATCGTTAGTGAGGGCCCTTGAAGAAGCAAATGCTCTCAACTCAGACAAGCTTTACTGCCCATATCCAAATTGTTCTGTTCTTCTGGACCCTCATGAATGTATGTCAACTCGGGCTAGTTCATCAAGCCCGTCAGAGAATAGTTGTGTGGATTGTCCAGTTTGTCAGAGGTTCATGTGTGTGGATTGTAGGGTCCCGTGGCATTCTTCAATGACATGTGAAGACTACCAAAATCTCCCTTTGGAGGAGAGGGAAGCTGGTGACATAACTTTGCATCGCCTGGCACAAAATAAGCGATGGAGGCGTTGTTCCCAGTGCAGGAGGATGATTGAGCTCACACATGGATGCTTTCATATGACATGCTG GTGTGGGCATCAATTCTGTTATTCTTGTGGTGCTGAATACAGCGACGGCCAACAGACATGTCAATGTGCATTCTGGGATGAGGATTATTCTCAAGATTTGGCAACTCAACCGACACAACAGTTTGAGCAATGGGCATGGGACTCATTCGAGTCGCTGCCTATGATGATGGATGCATATTCAGATGAAGAGAGATCTCAGCTGGCTTTGATCCAGAGATTTCTCGCTGGTGGATTCAGTCTTACAgaccaccaaggttaccaatcCCCACCACGTTGTACAGATTCTTATGTCGATGCCATGAAGGATCTCCATCAGCTTCCATGGCTAGAACGGTTCGTGTCTGTGATCAGCGACAATTACTATGAAGAACATATCCAGTGA